In the genome of Cronobacter malonaticus LMG 23826, one region contains:
- a CDS encoding NUDIX hydrolase, protein MTTEAEYLETYDPARFPSPLVTVDSVLFTLHDQALCVLLVQRARQPQQGRWALPGGFIDMQKDDSTHATALRKLTEKTGVRPSWLEQLETFSGPDRDPRGWSLTTAWFALIAWVDCQPHIASVSDAQWVPVAELDAIELAFDHQTIIEAALRRLRQKTMYSLLPVYCLPECFTLSQLQEATEIILGQPIQRKSLIRRFEASGMFEETGESVATGARKARLWRRKPDADIHLFSRNLLAE, encoded by the coding sequence ATGACCACTGAAGCGGAATATCTGGAAACTTACGACCCTGCGCGGTTCCCTTCCCCGCTGGTGACGGTCGACAGCGTGCTGTTCACCCTGCACGACCAGGCGCTCTGCGTGCTGCTGGTACAGCGCGCCCGTCAGCCGCAGCAGGGGCGCTGGGCGCTGCCGGGCGGGTTTATCGATATGCAGAAAGATGATTCCACCCACGCGACGGCGCTGCGTAAGCTCACCGAGAAAACCGGCGTGCGCCCGTCATGGCTGGAGCAACTGGAGACGTTTTCTGGCCCGGATCGCGATCCGCGCGGCTGGAGCCTCACCACCGCCTGGTTTGCGCTGATCGCCTGGGTTGACTGTCAGCCGCATATCGCCTCCGTCAGCGATGCGCAGTGGGTGCCAGTGGCGGAGCTTGACGCTATTGAGCTGGCGTTCGATCACCAGACGATTATCGAGGCCGCGCTGCGCCGCCTGCGCCAGAAGACGATGTATTCGCTCCTGCCGGTCTACTGTCTGCCGGAGTGTTTTACGCTGAGCCAGCTTCAGGAGGCGACGGAAATTATTCTCGGCCAGCCCATCCAGCGTAAAAGCCTGATCCGCCGCTTTGAGGCGTCCGGCATGTTTGAAGAGACTGGCGAGAGCGTCGCCACCGGTGCCCGCAAGGCCAGGCTCTGGCGACGCAAGCCGGATGCCGATATTCACCTTTTCTCACGCAATTTACTGGCCGAGTGA
- the prs gene encoding ribose-phosphate diphosphokinase, with amino-acid sequence MMQPQLMVDGQEIATQTGRFPDGAVWAKVTGELPRVASLMRIRAAMKTMDDFMLLAQLTDAVRQHCDVRFSHLELPWLPYARQDRHMQPGDSFALKVFARQLNTLGFDKVIVLDPHSEAAAAAIENLVAIPQERGLLQSKTLERALKAGELMLVAPDAGALKKIHAVAQAAGVHEFAILTKQRNVATGELTGFRLVDGDVKGKAVLIVDDLCDAGGTFIGSAQVLRDAGASSVSLYVTHGVFSKGVENLLNNGIDKLYTTTSFAPAELAQERVEMIDINTIYNA; translated from the coding sequence ATGATGCAGCCGCAGCTGATGGTAGACGGACAAGAGATTGCAACACAGACCGGGCGTTTTCCTGACGGCGCCGTGTGGGCGAAAGTGACCGGCGAACTGCCGCGCGTCGCCTCGCTGATGCGTATTCGCGCCGCCATGAAAACGATGGACGATTTCATGCTGCTGGCGCAGCTCACCGACGCGGTGCGTCAGCACTGTGACGTGCGCTTCAGCCATCTGGAACTGCCTTGGCTGCCGTATGCCCGCCAGGACAGGCACATGCAGCCGGGTGACAGCTTCGCGCTTAAAGTCTTCGCCCGCCAGCTGAATACCCTCGGTTTCGACAAAGTGATCGTACTTGACCCGCACAGCGAAGCCGCCGCCGCCGCGATTGAAAATCTGGTGGCTATCCCGCAGGAGCGTGGCCTGTTACAAAGCAAGACGCTGGAGCGCGCTCTGAAAGCCGGCGAGTTAATGCTGGTGGCGCCCGATGCGGGCGCGCTTAAAAAAATCCATGCCGTCGCGCAGGCGGCGGGCGTTCATGAGTTCGCCATTCTGACCAAACAGCGCAACGTCGCGACCGGCGAGCTGACCGGTTTTCGTCTGGTGGATGGCGACGTGAAAGGCAAAGCGGTGCTGATTGTGGACGATCTCTGCGATGCGGGCGGCACGTTTATCGGCTCAGCCCAGGTGCTGCGTGATGCAGGGGCAAGCAGCGTCAGCCTCTACGTGACCCACGGCGTGTTTTCTAAAGGCGTCGAAAACCTGCTGAATAACGGCATTGATAAGCTGTATACGACCACCTCCTTCGCGCCCGCTGAACTGGCGCAGGAACGGGTAGAAATGATTGATATCAATACAATTTATAACGCGTAA
- a CDS encoding nicotinate phosphoribosyltransferase — protein sequence MNMNPIMAIDGYKVSHREQYPAGTTKVYSNFTPRSDRHFHSPVADGKLVFFGLQGFLQWFLVDLFNAQFFARPEAEVVDEYQAVMDSYIGKGAVSADHIRALHQLGYLPLHIKALDEGSKVAMKVPVLTITNTLPEFFWLVNYLETVLSAELWKSSTNATIAHHYRTICERWAEKTCSDISHLDFQCHDFSFRGMSGLQDTAQAGCGHLLSFKGTDNIPSMLYARDYYTQGQECFIAASIPATEHSVMCMGEKESEIETFRRLICDLYPNGFVSIVSDTWDYWRVITEYTRELKTQIMAREGRVVFRPDSGDPVEILCGTGADDDTRADRTPEEKGSVEVLWEIFGGTVNDKGFKVLDPHVGLIYGDSITLERAEEILRRLAAKGFASSNVVFGVGSFTYQYNTRDTFGFAMKATYGEVNGVGRMIFKEPKTDSGLKRSARGLLRVERDDNGDYQLFDEQTLEQEQQGELKTRFLDGNLHGVEHLETLRQRLAAQR from the coding sequence ATGAACATGAATCCGATTATGGCTATTGATGGCTACAAAGTATCGCACCGCGAGCAGTACCCGGCAGGCACCACTAAAGTCTATTCCAACTTTACGCCGCGCAGCGACCGTCATTTCCACTCTCCTGTCGCGGACGGCAAGCTGGTGTTCTTCGGCCTGCAGGGTTTTTTGCAATGGTTCCTGGTCGATCTGTTTAACGCGCAGTTCTTCGCGCGCCCTGAGGCGGAAGTGGTAGACGAGTATCAGGCGGTAATGGACAGCTACATCGGCAAAGGCGCGGTCAGCGCAGATCACATTCGCGCGCTGCATCAGCTTGGTTACCTGCCGCTGCATATCAAAGCGCTGGATGAAGGCAGCAAAGTGGCGATGAAAGTGCCGGTTCTGACCATTACCAATACCCTTCCGGAATTCTTCTGGCTGGTGAACTACCTGGAAACGGTACTCTCGGCGGAGCTGTGGAAATCCTCCACCAACGCCACTATCGCGCACCACTACCGGACCATCTGCGAGCGCTGGGCAGAGAAAACCTGCTCTGACATAAGCCACCTGGATTTTCAGTGCCACGATTTCTCGTTTCGCGGCATGTCTGGCCTTCAGGATACCGCGCAGGCGGGCTGCGGCCACCTGCTGAGCTTTAAAGGCACCGATAATATTCCGTCGATGCTCTACGCCCGCGATTACTACACCCAGGGTCAGGAGTGCTTCATTGCCGCGTCCATCCCGGCGACCGAGCACAGCGTGATGTGCATGGGTGAAAAAGAGAGCGAAATCGAGACGTTCCGCCGCCTGATTTGCGATCTCTACCCGAACGGTTTTGTCTCGATTGTGTCGGACACCTGGGACTACTGGCGCGTCATCACGGAATATACCCGTGAACTGAAAACGCAGATTATGGCGCGTGAAGGTCGCGTGGTGTTCCGCCCCGACAGCGGCGACCCGGTGGAGATCCTCTGCGGCACCGGTGCCGATGACGACACGCGCGCTGACCGCACGCCGGAAGAGAAAGGCTCGGTGGAAGTGCTGTGGGAAATTTTCGGCGGCACCGTGAATGACAAAGGCTTCAAAGTGCTCGACCCGCATGTAGGCCTGATTTACGGCGATTCCATTACGCTTGAGCGCGCCGAAGAGATCCTGCGCCGTCTGGCGGCGAAAGGCTTCGCCAGCTCAAATGTGGTGTTCGGCGTCGGTTCGTTTACCTATCAGTACAATACCCGCGATACTTTCGGGTTTGCGATGAAAGCGACATACGGCGAAGTGAACGGCGTAGGCCGCATGATTTTCAAAGAGCCGAAAACCGACAGCGGGCTGAAACGCTCAGCGCGCGGGCTGCTGCGCGTCGAGCGTGACGATAACGGCGATTATCAGCTGTTTGACGAACAGACGCTGGAGCAGGAACAGCAGGGTGAACTGAAAACCCGTTTTCTGGATGGCAACCTTCACGGCGTGGAGCATCTGGAAACCCTGCGCCAGCGCCTGGCGGCGCAGCGTTAA